A single Capra hircus breed San Clemente chromosome 13, ASM170441v1, whole genome shotgun sequence DNA region contains:
- the OXT gene encoding oxytocin-neurophysin 1, protein MAGSSLACCLLGLLALTSACYIQNCPLGGKRAVLDLDVRTCLPCGPGGKGRCFGPSICCGDELGCFVGTAEALRCQEENYLPSPCQSGQKPCGSGGRCAAAGICCSPDGCHADPACDPEAAFSQH, encoded by the exons ATGGCAGGTTCCAGCCTCGCCTGCTGCCTGCTCGGCCTCCTGGCGTTGACCTCCGCCTGCTACATTCAGAACTGCCCCCTGGGCGGCAAGCGCGCGGTGCTGGACCTCGACGTGCGCACG TGTCTCCCCTGCGGCCCCGGGGGCAAAGGCCGCTGCTTCGGGCCCAGCATCTGCTGCGGGGACGAGCTGGGCTGCTTCGTGGGCACGGCCGAGGCGCTGCGCTGCCAAGAGGAGAACTACCTGCCGTCGCCCTGCCAGTCCGGCCAGAAGCCCTGCGGGAGCGGGGGCCGCTGCGCCGCCGCCGGCATCTGCTGCAGCCCGG ACGGCTGCCACGCGGATCCCGCCTGCGACCCCGAGGCCGCCTTCTCCCAGCACTGA